CTCGAGGTCGCGATCCAGGTGGCGGCGCAGACGATCGGGAACGACGCGGCGGTGACCCTCGGCGGCGGCCTGGGGGTGCTCGAACTGAACGTGATGCAGCCGGTCATGGCGCGAAACCTGCTGGAGTCGATCTCGCTTCTTGCCTCGTCGTCGGCGATGCTCGCGGGAAAGTGCGTTTCCGGGATCGAGCCGGACCGGGACCGGTGCGCGGAGCTGATCGAGCAGAGTCTCGCGATGGTGACCCCGCTGGCGGTGCGGATCGGGTACGACAGGGCGGCGGAGATTGCCCACGAGGCGTACCACGGGGGGAAGACGATCCGCGAATTGCTGGTCGAAAAAAAGGTCCTGCCGGCGGCCGAGATCGAACGGATCCTCGACCCGCGGACGATGATCGGGGAGCAGCTAGTGTAGCGTCTCGCAAATAGCCTGACGCATCGAGAGCGTCGATGCGCCGCGCCAGCAAGGCGCGCAAGTGAAGGCGTACCGGGAGAGTACGGCGAACTTGTGCAACGAAGCTGGAGCGGATGCAGCGGCGCTCGAATGCCAGGGTATTTGCGAGACGCTGCACTAGGGCTAGGGCGTCCCGGCCGGAGATTCTTTTCCCAGGAGGATATCGACCAGCTCCGGATCGAGGGCGGCTCCCCGGAGCACTCCCATGACGCGCATCACCTCCGCCCGGTCGTATCCCTTGGCGTACGGACGGTCCGACGACATCGCGTCGAAAACGTCCGCGATCGCCACGATCCGCGCTTCGAGCGGGATCTCCGTCCCCTTCGCTCCCGTGGGGTACCCCCGGCCGTCGAACCGTTCGTGGTGGTAGAGGATGATGTTGACGACCTCCCGGGGAAGGTCCGCCTGCCGCCCGACATCGGCGCCCCATCCCGGATGCTTCCTGACCACATCGAACTCCTCCGGGGACAGTTTCCCCGGACAATTGAGGATCGCCTCCGGCACCCCGATCTTGCCGCAGTCGTGGAGCCAGCTTCCAAACTTGATCGCCCGACGCGTCTCCTCCGGGAGGGTCAGCTCCTCGGCGATCTTCAGGGCGTACGCCGCGACGCGGTCGCAATGTCCCCGGGTGTACGGGTCCCTCAGTTCGATCTCCTGCGCGATCGAGCGAATGGCGGCTTCGTCCCCGTCGCGCAGCGAGCGAACCGCCTGGTACCGCCACACCCCCTCCTCGACGATGTTGACGATCTCCTCGTCCACCCACGGCTTCACGTGGACGCGGGACACCTCCCCCCGGCGGATCGCCTCGGTCGCGGCGGGCAGGTCCGCGGTCTCCGTCAGGAGGACCCTCACGGTGTCGGGGGAGAGATCCCTTACCCGCGAGAGCAGTTCGACTCCGGCCATCTCCGGGAGGAGGTTGTCGGATACGACGACCGCCACCGGATCCCTCCGAACGATCCCGAGGGCCTCCTCCCCGTTCCCCGCGCGATGGACCCGGACATCGCGGTCCAGGAACAGGCGCGCCAACGCGGTCCGCATGTTCGCTTCGTCGCCGACGACGAGGATGGCGTTATCCACCGACGGGCCCCTCGTGCGCGATGAGGATCATGCCGCGTGTCGGTTCTCCCATGGTCAGACCTCCTCGACCTCGGGGATCCGCACGGTGAACACGGTCCCCTTTCCGGGTTCGCTGCGCACCGTGATCTCCCCATTGTGCTTCTTCACGATGTCGTAGGCGATGTGGAGGCCCAGCCCCGTCCCCTTGCCGGCCTCTTTCGTGGTGAAGAAGGGGTCGAAGAGCCGGCCCAGGTTCGCCTCCGGGATCCCCCGTCCCGTGTCGGCGACGGAGACGCAGACGTACCCGTTCTCCGCCCAGGACCGGACGGTGATGACCCCCTGGTCCTCGATGGCGTACGCCGCGTTGACGAGGAGGTTCCTGAAGGCCTGGCTCATCTGCCGGGGGAGGCAGCGGGTTCGCGGGATCTCCCCCAGCTCCTTCTCCAGGGTCGCCTTGTGCCTGATCCGGCTCCAGACGATATCGATCGTGCCCCGGAGGCACTCGTTGATGTCGGCCTGCTGGTACTCGCTTTCGTCCACCCGGGAGAAGCTTTTCAGGTCCGCGACGATGCTCTGCACGCGCTCCGCCCCCTCCATCGATTCGCGGACCAGATCCTCGAGATCCTTCAGGATATAGTCGATCTTGAGGCCGGCGCGCTGCTGCCGGACCGATTCGACCCGCTCCGGCGGCGCGCCGGCGGCGAGGCAGTCGGACTGGACGGCGAGGAACGCCACGATGCGCGACAGATATTTCCCGAGGGTGGAGAGGTTGCTGTTGATGAATCCGATCGGGTTGCCGATCTCGTGGGCCGCGCCGGCCGCGAACGGCCCGATCGACGCCATCTTCTCCTGATGGAGGACCTTGGCCTGGCTGCGCTTGAGCGTGGCGAGCGTCTCGTTCAGCCGGAGATTCCTCCGGGTGAGCTCGTCGTGCTCCTTCCGGAGTTCCGCGAGCCGTCCGGAGACGCTCTCCGCGGCCCAGGACACGCAGACGGCGACTTCGTTCCGGTCGAAGAACCGCTCGATGTACCGAAGGGCCTTCGCTTCCTCCTCGTGCGGAAGCCCGGCGGACCGGACCAGGTCGAGGTACGCCTGGCGGAAAAATTTGACGAGCCCGAGGAAGATGCCGAACGGCATCCCCTCGCGGCGGCGTTTGCGCCCCTCGACGACGCCGAACGTGGAGGGTCCGTCGTCCCGGCCCATGTCGTCGGCGGCGAGCGAGGGAGGGGAGGGGTCGGAGCGGAGCGACTGGAGCAGGGAGCCGGTCAGCCCGCGGAGCGTGGCCCGCCACTCTCCGGGCGTCCCCGGGACGAACCGGAAATATCCGTTCACCTCGGCGAGAGCGAGGATCTGCCCGAGCAGGCGGTCCTCGTTCCGGGCGATGAGATCGGTCAGCGGCGTCACGCCGTGGTCCCCCTGGCCTTCAATTCACGGTTCTCCTTGACGTCTCGGCGGGACGATGGGTCTCCTCGGAAGTGCCTGCGGAATTCTCGATGGATTCGGTGTCATCGCGTCGTAAGCCGATAGACGATCGGGCTGATGACCTCCACCTCGACGGGGGGCCGGGTGAAGGGGGAGGCGTTTGTGACCGCGTCGATCGCTCCCCGGTCCAGGGCGGCGTGTCCCGAACCTTGCACGACCCGCACGTCCCGCACCGAGCCGTCCGGGAGAAGACGAAACGCCACGACGACCTTCCCCTCCCATCCCATCCTGCGCGCCGTCGCCGGGTAGGCGATCGTATGCTGGATGGCGTCGCGGATCCAGGCGAAGTCCGCCGCCGGGGGACCGGCACCCGATGGCCCCGGCGGGGTCCCGGAGGCTGCCTCGGCGGGGCGCTGGCCTGCCGGGTCCGGGGCCGCGACAGGCGGATGCGGAGGCCCGGGGGCGGCGTCGTTTTTCCCCGTCGACACCTCGGCCGGGTTCGCCGGCGGGGTCACGGCGGGCGGATTCGCGGCGACCGGAGAGGCGGGAAGGGCGGACGGTTCCGGGAGGGCGGCCGTCCCGGCCCTGGGGAGCTCCACCGCCTTGACAAAGGCGGGCGGGACCGGGGACCGGTCGATCCCGGCGGGGGCCAGGAGAGTGAGGTCGATCACCCGCGGTGGCGCTTTCGGAGGGCCGGACAGAGCGACGACCATCGCCGCCCCGGCAAAGAGATGCAGGAGGATGGACGCCCCCGCCCCTTTCCAGGCGGCTTCGCCCGTCCAGCCCCGCGACGCGGGGACGATCGAAGGCTGCCTCATCACCCCTCCCACGCATGCCGGTTCTTACCGGATTCTCTCATATTTTTCCGGGCGCAGGAGGAGCAGGAGCGCCGCGGCGAGGAGGGCGAGTCCCGCGCTGACGCCGAAGGCCGCGGGGGCGCCGTACGCGTTCCACAGGAGGCCGAAGAGGACGCTCGCGGGGAGGGCGCTGATGCCGGTGACGAGGTGGAACCAGCCGAACGCCGTGCCCCTCCGGTCGGCCGGGACGAAATCGGCCACCATCGCCCGCTCGGCGCCCTCGCATGCCGCCGCGTAGAGTCCGTACACCAGGAAGACGGCGACTGTCGCCGCCGCGCCGCGCGCGACCGAGAAGGCCGCGTAGCAGGCGGCGTACACGCCCCAGCCGCCCGCCACCACCCACTTGCGGGGGATCCGGTCGGCGAGGGCGCCGGCAGGGACGGAGAGGGATGACTTCACCGCATGGAACGCCCCCCACAGCAGTGGAACGTACCGCGCCGGCACGCCCGCGTCCACGGCGCGCAGGATGAGAAAAGCGTCGCTCGCGTTCCCGAGGGTGAACAGGCCGACGAGGAGCAGGTACCGGCGGAACGTCGGCGAAAGGCCGTCGCGGCGCAGCATGCTCCCGGCGTGGGGCGGGACGCCCGTGGCAGGGGTGTCGCGGACCAGGAACGCGAGGACGGCGACGGCGGCGAGCCCCGGCACGATCGACAGCAGGAAGACGGAGCGAAGGGAGA
The sequence above is a segment of the bacterium genome. Coding sequences within it:
- a CDS encoding HD domain-containing protein; its protein translation is MDNAILVVGDEANMRTALARLFLDRDVRVHRAGNGEEALGIVRRDPVAVVVSDNLLPEMAGVELLSRVRDLSPDTVRVLLTETADLPAATEAIRRGEVSRVHVKPWVDEEIVNIVEEGVWRYQAVRSLRDGDEAAIRSIAQEIELRDPYTRGHCDRVAAYALKIAEELTLPEETRRAIKFGSWLHDCGKIGVPEAILNCPGKLSPEEFDVVRKHPGWGADVGRQADLPREVVNIILYHHERFDGRGYPTGAKGTEIPLEARIVAIADVFDAMSSDRPYAKGYDRAEVMRVMGVLRGAALDPELVDILLGKESPAGTP
- a CDS encoding peptidylprolyl isomerase; its protein translation is MTPLTDLIARNEDRLLGQILALAEVNGYFRFVPGTPGEWRATLRGLTGSLLQSLRSDPSPPSLAADDMGRDDGPSTFGVVEGRKRRREGMPFGIFLGLVKFFRQAYLDLVRSAGLPHEEEAKALRYIERFFDRNEVAVCVSWAAESVSGRLAELRKEHDELTRRNLRLNETLATLKRSQAKVLHQEKMASIGPFAAGAAHEIGNPIGFINSNLSTLGKYLSRIVAFLAVQSDCLAAGAPPERVESVRQQRAGLKIDYILKDLEDLVRESMEGAERVQSIVADLKSFSRVDESEYQQADINECLRGTIDIVWSRIRHKATLEKELGEIPRTRCLPRQMSQAFRNLLVNAAYAIEDQGVITVRSWAENGYVCVSVADTGRGIPEANLGRLFDPFFTTKEAGKGTGLGLHIAYDIVKKHNGEITVRSEPGKGTVFTVRIPEVEEV
- a CDS encoding TonB family protein gives rise to the protein MRQPSIVPASRGWTGEAAWKGAGASILLHLFAGAAMVVALSGPPKAPPRVIDLTLLAPAGIDRSPVPPAFVKAVELPRAGTAALPEPSALPASPVAANPPAVTPPANPAEVSTGKNDAAPGPPHPPVAAPDPAGQRPAEAASGTPPGPSGAGPPAADFAWIRDAIQHTIAYPATARRMGWEGKVVVAFRLLPDGSVRDVRVVQGSGHAALDRGAIDAVTNASPFTRPPVEVEVISPIVYRLTTR
- a CDS encoding MFS transporter yields the protein MEQVKLHRNVVALGLVSLLTDFSSEMIYPLLPVFLTVTLAAGPAVLGLVEGVAETTASLLKLFSGAWSDRTGRKKPLVLAGYGLSTLARPLVGIATGWGHVLAVRFCDRIGKGVRTSPRDALIAAYVPPTQRGKAFGLQRSMDHLGAVLGPLAAFLLLAGGISLRSVFLLSIVPGLAAVAVLAFLVRDTPATGVPPHAGSMLRRDGLSPTFRRYLLLVGLFTLGNASDAFLILRAVDAGVPARYVPLLWGAFHAVKSSLSVPAGALADRIPRKWVVAGGWGVYAACYAAFSVARGAAATVAVFLVYGLYAAACEGAERAMVADFVPADRRGTAFGWFHLVTGISALPASVLFGLLWNAYGAPAAFGVSAGLALLAAALLLLLRPEKYERIR